The Pieris napi chromosome 21, ilPieNapi1.2, whole genome shotgun sequence genome contains a region encoding:
- the LOC125060458 gene encoding uncharacterized protein LOC125060458, with product MPTDYKRKTDRGMASREVYDLAAEEVNLRQKSLRDAASSYNLNHTSLYRYIKKKTAYEANEDVTAPTVGYPEKTVFTASEEKILCDYLLNCAAANFGLKTKETRTFAYRLAVEYNKKIPSSWTEHEMAGEVWLRSFMKRHTVLSLRLPQPTSIARATSFNRANVQLFFQNYTAVVDKHKLQGKDIWNVDETGITTVQKPDRVIARRGQKQVSAMTSAERGTLVTIALAGNATGNHIPPMFVFPRKRFKDHFIRDGPTGSIGTANGSGWMQEEDFYIFLKFFKDQIRPSKENKTLLLLDNHASHIAVKNIEFCRENGIILLTFPPHCTHKLQPMDRTVFGPVKKAVNTACDNWMRSNPGKVMSIYDIPGIVKTSFDIAVTPRNISSGFIHTGLWPVNTEIFQDADYFPSQITDRPLATSVSPGPSNSNLMGISRTEEPAPCPTSGTSDERPLANSILHDSRTPSPSILNLPTTPPQISYETEDLVCKSAGNPDKNSPDLAISEVTITMPSTAESVVSSTVFTSDIIPVASTSRDTSIAVTAIPFSPETLRPLPKAPPRKGHQTNRRKVKSAILTDTPVKDELAAIEAASTLKKKVKKPNFEETKTRKRSKPGTKTKKMKVVKKVKGNEDSEEEESFCICCFEPYSNSRAKEKWVQCLECKNWAHEACTGGELSYVCHNCLSD from the coding sequence atgcCTACTGATTATAAAAGAAAGACTGACAGAGGTATGGCGAGTCGCGAAGTATATGATCTTGCAGCAGAAGAAGTAAATTTGCGACAGAAAAGTCTCCGTGACGCGGCTTCGAGTTACAACCTGAACCATACTTCCCTGTATaggtacattaaaaaaaaaactgcttATGAAGCTAACGAAGACGTAACTGCTCCAACGGTTGGATATCctgaaaaaactgtttttacaGCTTCAGAGGAGAAGATACTCTGTGACTATCTTTTAAACTGCGCTGCTGCTAACTTTGGCCTAAAAACTAAGGAAACCAGAACTTTTGCCTATAGATTGGCtgtagaatataataaaaaaattccttCTTCTTGGACTGAGCATGAAATGGCTGGAGAGGTTTGGCTTCGATCTTTTATGAAACGTCATACTGTTCTTTCTCTAAGACTACCTCAACCCACAAGTATCGCTCGAGCCACAAGTTTTAATAGAGCAAACgtacaacttttttttcaaaattataccGCAGTAGTTGACAAACACAAGTTGCAAGGGAAGGATATATGGAACGTTGACGAAACTGGCATTACAACTGTTCAGAAACCAGACCGTGTCATTGCCCGACGAGGACAGAAACAAGTGAGTGCCATGACTTCCGCAGAGAGGGGAACATTGGTAACTATAGCACTAGCAGGAAATGCCACTGGGAATCACATACCCCCAATGTTTGTCTTTCCGCGGAAAAGATTTAAAGATCACTTTATACGCGATGGACCTACTGGATCAATTGGCACTGCGAATGGGTCAGGCTGGATGCAAGAAGAAGACttctatatatttcttaaatttttcaaagacCAAATTAGACcatcaaaagaaaataaaacactattgttATTAGATAACCACGCTTCACACATAGCAGTTAAAAATATCGAGTTTTGCAGGGAAAATGGCATAATTCTATTAACTTTTCCACCTCACTGCACCCATAAGTTGCAGCCAATGGACAGAACCGTTTTTGGGCCAGTGAAAAAAGCCGTTAACACTGCTTGCGACAATTGGATGCGGTCTAATCCAGGAAAAGTAATGTCCATCTATGATATTCCTGGGATAGTGAAAACATCGTTTGATATAGCCGTCACACCGCGCAATATATCTTCTGGATTTATTCATACCGGACTTTGGCCAGTTAACACTGAAATATTCCAGGATGCAGATTATTTTCCGAGTCAAATTACTGATCGACCTTTGGCAACTTCTGTTAGTCCTGGTCCATCCAACTCTAACTTGATGGGAATTTCAAGAACTGAAGAACCCGCGCCATGTCCTACTTCTGGCACAAGTGATGAACGTCCCCTTGCAAACAGTATTTTACATGATTCTCGTACACCAAGTCCATCAATCTTAAATTTACCGACTACTCCACCTCAAATCAGCTACGAAACAGAAGATTTAGTATGCAAGTCTGCAGGAAATCCTGATAAGAATTCACCTGATCTGGCGATATCTGAAGTAACTATCACGATGCCTTCAACCGCTGAATCCGTTGTTTCCTCCACAGTCTTTACGTCTGATATAATACCAGTAGCATCTACATCACGAGATACTTCAATTGCTGTGACAGCAATTCCATTCTCGCCTGAAACTCTTAGACCTTTGCCAAAGGCTCCACCAAGGAAAGGACATCAAACAAATAGACGCAAAGTGAAATCCGCTATCTTAACCGACACTCCCGTTAAGGATGAACTAGCTGCAATCGAAGCAGCTAGCACGTTAAAGAAAAAGGTGAAAAAACCTAACTTTGaagaaacaaaaacaagaaaaagatCAAAACCAGgcactaaaactaaaaagatgaAGGTTGTCAAGAAAGTAAAAGGAAACGAAGACAGTGAAGAAGAAGAATCCTTTTGCATTTGTTGTTTTGAGCCATATTCAAATAGCAGAGCCAAAGAAAAATGGGTGCAATGTTTGGAATGCAAAAACTGGGCTCATGAAGCTTGCACTGGTGGGGAACTTTCCTATGTTTGCCACAACTGCTTGTCAGATTga
- the LOC125060459 gene encoding connectin-like, with translation METLIQYLLLTLALTSVQISYTESRLNEKRRDKTERRYHAVEAKDNMCEIANRDSKVHCYCENTEIKTATRADCWVFNGGIDETDPIWTSFNSQPFLEKLTFNIRSDGALKFVPLNVIHKLKRLQKLQIHYATLNKIEKKTFTNMSTVREITLMNNKIMELDFSAFANLPSLVNLTIKGNKVTEIQRDVFVDLPSLRYLDLSFNSINLAHDGCFEHLNLLTDLVLEANLISVLTRDTFRGLGNLTRLDLRSNKLSMIGDLTFIELWNLNELLLDNNELKYLSERAFDGLTMLQKLSMTGNKLQTINEVLLEGVRGLELLDLRNNEIKQFSYETIKPILENLKLKTSVLYLSGNKLRCDCRLSWIQVLRNETKSEPLRQALDEVTCIPNIPDNADNGMNTNDKLQTDVFDADSEGDSLQQDENDDETYDAKNEDDKSENQVVLVDMPSETLPCPGQLGHNGEDSLMLSSNDESYWQQSSSVKVLSNCFLLILTIILH, from the exons ATGGAGACCCTCAttcaatatttacttttaactcTCGCACTGACCTCAGTTCAAATATCCTACACTGAGAGTCGTCTAAATGAAAAACGCCGAGATAAAACTGAAAGGAGATACCACGCCGTTGAGGCTAAAGACAACATGTGTGAAATAGCAAACAGAGACTCCAAAGTCCACTGTTACTGTGAGAacacagaaataaaaacagcAACACGCGCTGACTGTTGGGTGTTCAATGGTGGCATTGACGAAACTGATCCTATCTGGACCAGTTTTAACTCGCAACCCTTCCTGGAAAAGCTTACATTCAATATACGCTCGGATGGCGCTCTTAAATTCGTCCCACTCAACGTAATTCATAAGTTAAAGCGATTGCAAAAATTGCAAATACACTATGCGACGCTAAACAAAATCGAGAAAAAGACGTTTACGAACATGTCGACAGTAAGAGAAATAACGTTAATGAACAACAAAATAATGGAGCTGGACTTCTCCGCGTTCGCAAACCTCCCGTCGCTCGTAAACTTGACTATAAAAGGAAATAAAGTGACCGAGATCCAGAGGGATGTTTTCGTCGATTTACCGAGTCTCAGATATCTCGATTTATCGTTTAACAGTATTAATCTAGCTCACGATGGATGTTTCGAACATCTGAACCTACTCACCGATCTCGTATTGGAAGCTAATTTAATTTCGGTTTTAACTAGAGACACTTTTAGAGGTCTCGGTAATTTGACGAGATTGGATTTGAGATCAAACAAGTTATCAATGATAGGAGACTTGACGTTTATTGAATTGTGGAACTTGAATGAGCTCCTTTTAGACAATAATGAGTTGAAATATTTATCGGAAAGAGCCTTTGATGGTTTGACGATGCTTCAAAAATTGTCTATGACTGGCAACAAATTACAGACCATTAACGAAGTGCTTTTGGAGGGCGTCAGAGGACTCGAATTGCTGGATTtaagaaataatgaaattaaacagTTTTCCTATGAAACGATAAAACCGATTTTAGAAAACTTAAAACTGAAAActtctgttttatatttaagtg GTAACAAATTAAGATGTGATTGTCGGTTATCCTGGATTCAAGTATTGCGTAATGAAACGAAAAGTGAACCCCTCAGACAGGCGCTCGACGAAGTCACTTGTATACCAAATATTCCGGATAATGCCGATAATGGGATGAATACGAATGACAAACTTCAGACTGATGTGTTTGATGCTGATTCCGAGGGTGATTCACTACAACAGGATGAAAATGACGACGAAACCTATGATGCTAAAAATGAAGATGATAAATCAGAAAATCAAGTAGTTCTCGTGGACATGCCATCTGAGACACTCCCGTGTCCAGGACAGTTGGGTCACAATGGTGAAGATTCATTGATGCTGTCTTCAAACGATGAAAGTTATTGGCAGCAAAGTTCCAGtgtaaaagtcctatcgaactGCTTCTTATTGATTCTAACAATAATACTGCATTAA